In the genome of Microbacterium paraoxydans, the window ATTTGAGATATATTGCTTGAGACGTAGAACTTCACTCTCCATGACCCCCACTGGAGGCAGTGTGACACTCTCTGGCGGCCCCCTCGAACGCCGGTCGATGAGCGACGAGGCTTTCGTGCGCCTGCAGGATGCGATCATCAGCGGCGAACTCCAGCCCGGCGAGCGCCTGCGCGACTACGAGCTCGCCGAACGCCTCGGCACCTCGAAGACGCCGATCCGCCATGCCCTCGACCGCCTGGCCGACAACGGCCTCGTCGAGATGCAGCGCAACCGATACACCCGCGTGGCCCCGATCGATCTGGAACGGGTGCGCAACGCCGTCGACCTGTTCGGCGACATCTGGATCGGCTCGGTTCGTCACGTCATGCCGGTGATCCAGGACGACGATGTGGCCTATCTCGTGGAGCTCGCCGACGACATGGCGGCGTCGGTGCAGGCGCGGGACATCATCGCGTTCGGCGCGGCGCTCCGCAGCGCGGCGACGGGTTTCGCCCGGATCGAGGGCAACGCCACGCGCGCCAACTCCATCGAGCGCCTCGGCCCGCAGATCCGCCGGTTCACCCAGCACGCGAAGGACGCCGTGGACTGGTCCGCCGTCGAGGAGTTCGTCGGCGCGATCCGCGAGGCGACGTCGGAGCGCGACGCGGTCAAGACCCGTGCGGTGCTGGTGACCTTCTTCGACGAGACGCTCCCGGCGATCATCGATCGGGCCGAGCAGTCGGGACTGGCCGAGATCTCGGAGTGATCCTGCGCTGACGAACGAGGGCGACCGCACACCGCGGTCGCCCTCGTCGCGTCCCGGGGCTACGGCGTAAGGCGATGGACGTCGCGCGGGAACAGCGTCACCTCGCGGACGTTGGCCGCCTCGACCAGTCGGCCCACCCAGCGCTCCAGTCCGATCGCGAAGCCGCCGTGCGGAGGCATCCCGTGCGCGAACGCCTCCAGGTAGCCGGCGTACCTCGAGGGCGATTCGCCCCGCGCCTCGATCGCGGCGACGACCTCGCTGTGTCGATGCAGCCGCTGTCCGCCGGTCACGAGCTCCAGACCCCGGAACAGGAGGTCGAAGCTGTTGCTCCACTCCGTGTCGTCGGGCTGCGGGTGCGTGTAGAACGGACGCTTGCGCATCGGATACCCCTCGACGGCCAGCATGTCGCTGCCGAACTCCTCCTTCGCCCACGCCCCGAGCGCCCGCTCGTGCGCCGGGGAGAGGTCGGGCTCGTCGGCCGGAGCCCCGACCCGGCGCAGCGCGTCGCGGAAGTGCACGACGGGGATGTCCTCGGGGATGACGGGGAGCGTCGCGTCGAGCAGCGCGAGCTCTTCCGCTGCGTCGGCGCGGATGCCGTCGAGCATGCCTCGCAGCACGTGGCCGAGGAGTCGCAGGACGTCGCGGTGGTCGCGGATGAACCCGAGCTCGACGTCCAGCGACACGTACTCCGACAGATGCCGCACGGTGTCGTGGGGCTCGGCCCGGAAGACCGGCCCCACCTCGTGGACGCGTTCGAACACGCCGACGAGCTGCTGCTTGTAGAACTGCGGGCTCTGCGCGAGGTACCCGGTCCTGCCGAAGTAGTCCACGGGGAACACGTTCGCCCCCGACTCGGTCACGGTGTCGACGATCTTCGGGGTCTGCACCTCGGTGAAGTCCGCAGCGTCGAGCACCCGGCGGAACGCCCGCACGCTCGCCGCGGCGATCTGCCAGGTCGCGCGGCGTGCGGGGTGGCGCCAGGTCACCGCCGCGTGGTCGAGCAGAGTCGGAAGGCTCGTCTCGAGCGTCGGGCGCCACAGCTCAACGACCGGCGGTGCAGCCGGCTCCGACAGGCTCTCGATCTGCGGGTCGACGATCTCGACGCCGCCGGGGGCCTGCGGGTTCGCGGCGACGGTCCCCGTCACGCGGACCACCGTCTCCTCCGGAGGGAGGCCGTCCGTCGGAAGCTCGGCGGCACGGACGACGACCTGGGCGAGGCCCGAACGGTCGCGGATGATCAGGAACGCGACGGTGGCGAGTTCCCTCCGTCGATGGACGTGACCGAGCAGCATGACACGGCGGCCGGGGGTGGCCTCGGCGAGCTCCGCGGCGAGAGTGCGGGCGGGGTCGGGTGATCTCATTTCTCCTCCAGGTTGTGGGAGCCCTGGAGGTGTGGGCGGGGGCCAGATCGCGGTGCCACCACACCTTCGCCGGTGAGAAGCCGGCCTCTCGTCGGTACGCCGGACGCGCGGGGACCGCCTGCACGGAGGCCGGGGGTCGTCACGCCCCGGCGGTCGCCGCGTCCAGTCTAGGGGCGTTCTCGGCAGATCCACAGAATCGCTCGGGCACCGTCTCGTACCCTGGATTATCCAAGGGGAGTACTCCGACACGGTCGGGTCGTCATTACGGATGCGTCTGCATCCCGGCCCACCGGTCCCGCTCGGCGGGATGGGGAAGACTTTGGCGCTGTTCCGTCACGCCCGAGTCTGGAGTACCCGTTGGAAATCACCCCTTTGATCTGGGTCATCACGATCGCGGTCACCATCGCGTTCTTCGTGTACGAGTTCTTCGCGCACGTCCGCAAGCCGCACGAGCCGAGCATCGGCGAATCCGCGCGCTGGTCGATCTTCTACATCAGCCTCGCGCTGCTCTTCGGCGTGGGCATCGGCATGGTGTCCGGCTGGACCTACGGCGGCGAGTACTTCGCCGGCTACCTCACCGAGAAGGCGCTGTCGATCGACAACCTCTTCGTGTTCCTCATCGTGATGACGGGCTTCGCGGTGCCGAAGATCTATCAGCAGAAGGTGCTGATGATCGGCATCGTGATCGCGCTGATCCTCCGCGGCGTCTTCATCGCCGTCGGTGCGACCCTCATCGAGAACTTCTCCTGGATCTTCTACGTCTTCGGCGCGCTGCTGCTCTTCCTCGCGTACCGCCAGGCCTTCAGCAGCCACGAGAGCAACCCCGCGAACGGCCGCTTCATGACGTTCGTCCGTCGCCACCTCCCCGTCAGCGAGGAGTACAACGGCGACAAGCTCACGGTCGTCCAGAAGGGCAAGCGCTACGTCACGCCGATGCTGCTGACGATCATCGCGATCGGCTTCATCGACCTCGTCTTCGCCGTCGACTCCATCCCCGCCATCTACGGCCTCACCGACCAGGCGTACATCGTCTTCACCGCGAACGCGTTCGCCCTGATGGGTCTGCGCCAGCTGTACTTCCTCATCGGCGGGCTGCTGGAGCGCCTGGTGTACCTGGCTCAGGGCCTCGCCGTCATCCTCGCGTTCATCGGCGTGAAGCTCGTGCTGCACGCCCTGCACGTCAACGAGGTGCCGTTCATCAACGGCGGTGAGCCGATGCTGTGGGCGCCCGAGATCCCGATCTGGTTCTCGCTGCTCTTCATCGCCGCGACCATCGCGGTCGCCACCGTCGCGAGCCTGATGAAGACGCGCCGGCACCGCAACGCCGTCTCGTCCTCGACCGATTCCACCCCCACCATCGACAAGGAGCACTCTTGAGCGCGCAGCGCTGTTCTGACTCTTCGGACTCTGACAGTACGAGCACCCGGTTCATCCCGGGTGCTCACCCCGCCACCGAGGAGGTCGCCCGCTGATGGGCGATCTGCTCTGGAACATCGCCCTCGTCCTGCTCTTCGTGCTGATCGGCGGTGTCTTCGCTGCGACGGAGATGGCCCTGGTCACGCTGCGTGAGAGCCAGCTCAACGCGATCGCCGCTCGCGGCCGTCGGGGAGCGAAGGTCGCCGCCCTGGCCCGCAATCCCAACACTTTCCTCTCGGCGGTGCAGATCGGCGTGACCGTGGCGGGCTTCGCGTCCGCCGCCTACGGAGCGACCTCGATCGCGCCGTCCGTCGCGCCGTTGCTGGAGGACTGGGGCGTCGCGCCTCCGCTCGCGATGACGCTGGCCACGATCGTGCTGACGCTGATCATCGCGTACCTGTCGCTCGTGCTCGGCGAGCTCGTGCCGAAGAGGCTGGCGATCCAGCGCAACGCGCAGTTCGCGTACGCGGTCGCGCCGGCCCTGAACGGCTTCGCGACCGTCATGCGCCCGGTGATCTGGCTGCTGTCGGTCTCGACGAACGCGCTCGTCCGCGTGCTCGGCGGCGACCCGCACAAGACGAGCGACGAGCTCACCGACGAGGAGGTGCGCGACATCGTGGCGACCCACCAGGGCCTGCCCGACGACGAGCGCCGCATCCTCGACGACGTGCTCTCGCTGCGGGGACGCCAGGTGAGCGAGGTCATGCGCCCGCGACCGGAGGTCGTGGCGCTCGACGAGGCTGCCACGGTCGGGTCGGCGATGGAGCAGGTCCGCGAGCTGCCCTTCTCCCGGTACCCCGTGTCCCAGACGTCGATCGACGACATCACCGGCTTCGTGCACGTGCGTGACCTCTTCGAGGCTGCCGCGGATGACCCGGAGCGCCCGCTGCAGGGGCTCGTCCGCGACATCCCGTACATCCCGTCCACGGCGGGGGTGTTGCCCACCCTCACCCGGATGCGGGCCGAGGGACACCACATCGCCGTCGTCGTGGACGAGTACGGGGGCACCGACGGTCTCGTGACTCTGGAGGACCTCGTGGAGGAGGTCGTCGGCGAGATCTTCGACGAGTACGACGCCGAGGTCTTCCTCTCCGCCGACGACGGACTGGACGGGCGCCTCAACCTGCAGGACTTCGAGGAGGCGACGGGGCTCGCGATGCCCCGGGGGTCTTCGGACACGATCGCCGGATTCGTCACCGAGCAGCTCGGCCGTCTCGCCGTGGTCGGCGACACCGTCGAGGTGCCGGGCGCGACCATCCAGGTGGTGGAGATCGATCGCCGCCGCATCGCACGCGTGCGCGTCTCGATGCTCACCGATCCGGGTGCCGAGCGGGGCGTCGAAGACTGACGGACCGCCGGGTGGCGGGGCGCGTCAGTCGCGCGCTCCGCTGCCCAGCTCGCGAAGCCCATCGCTGAGGACCTCGGTCAGGAGCTGGGCGTAGCGGCCGTCCGGATCGAGGTCCGGGTCGAACACGGTGATGCTCGCCCCGATCGCCTGCGGGGCGAGGGCGCGCAGGAGTGCGGTGAGCTCCGCGGCACCGAGGCCGCCCGGGTCCGGGCTGTCGACGGCGGGCATCACCGAGGGGTCGAGCACGTCGACGTCGAGCTGCAGCCAGTAGCGACCGTCGGCGGCCGCGGCGGTCTCGGCGGCGACCGCGTCGGCTCCTCGTGCCAGGACGTCGGCCGCCGGCGTGACGCGCGCGAGGAGGCCGCGGACCTCCGCCTGCTCCTCGTCGTCGGCGCGATGCCCGATGTGGGCCGTGCGGGCGGGGGAGAAGTACGGCGCGAGTCCGTCGATGTCGGCGATCGCCGGCCAATGCACGCCGACGGCGCCCGCCAGCGCTTCGCCGGCCACGCTCGCGCACTCGTCGCTGTTGCCCGGGTGGCGGAAATCGGTGTGCCCGTCGATGTGCACGAGCCCCGCGCCTCCACGGCGCTTCACGGCGATCCCGGCGCCGATGAGGATGCCGCAGTCGCCGCCGATCACGAGCGGGGCGCGGCCCTCGTCGAGGACCTCCCCGATGCGCGCCGCCAGGCGGAGGGAGTGGTCGACGAAAGCGGCCTCGTTGCGTACTCGCCCCGCGGGCCGCGTGGCGTCGTCGTCCACGTAGCGGCCGGCGAGCACGATGCCGCCGTCGCTCGCGCCCTGACCGGTGAAACGCCGGAACAGCCCCGCCTCCCGGAACGCGTCCGGTGCCTTCGCGGAGCCGGGCACGCTGCCGGGCTCCGGTGGGCGCAGACCGAGGTTGCTGGGGGCCGACAGCAGAGTGATCATGCGCTCATCCTGCCCCCGGCGTCCGACATCGCCTCGGCTCAGCGGATGGCGTAGACGGCGCTCCCCACGATCACCGCGATGACGGTCGTCCAGCCGATGATCGCGACGGCCTGCCACACGAGGATGCGCCCCTTGCCGATGCCGGACGCGGCGAGCATGGTAGCGGTGAAGTGCGTCGGCAGCAGCAGCGGTCCCAGCAGGCTCACCCCGGGGACGCCGTAGCGCTCGAACGCGCGCTGGAACTTCTCGCGGCGCGCGGAGCCGCGTCCGGTCTCCACCGGGACGCCGTCGGCCTCCAGGCTCGTGCCGCCGCCCACCGTCACCGGCCGCTTCGCCCGCGAGCGGTCCACGATGGCCCGACGGGCGCCCGCGCTGGCGAGCACCAGGATCGCGACGCAGAGGAAGTTGCCGACCATCGCGGCGACGGCCGCGACCACGGGCGGGATGCCGCCGAGGATGCCGATGCTCGCGGCGCCCTCGCCTTCGACGAACGGCACCGCTCCGGCGAGGGCGACGATGAGGGGCTGGACGAGGTCGGGGACCTGGGCGACGAGGTTCTGGAAGGTCTCGATGAGGTTCATGGGGGAAGCTCCGGGTGTCGGTGCAGACGGTCTCTCCGTCGCGATGACCCCAGTCCAGTCGATGGCGCCCCGCGGTGGCAGTGCCGCCGCGTCACCGCTCTCCGTGCGGTTCGCCCCCGGATCCCGTGACATGTGTCACGCCTCTATCGTGGGGAGCGTGAGCAGTCCTTCCCCCGCTTTCCCCGATCCCGGTCCCGGTGCCCGCCAGCTCGCGCGGGGCATCACCGCCACCTGGTGGTACACGGTCGGCGGGGTGATCTTCATCGAGCTCATGCTGGTGGCCGCCTGGCTGGGCATCGCCGTGGCACTGGATCGCTCGGGCGTCGCGCTGCTCGTCGTGGGGGTCGGCGGGGTGCTCTGGGCGGCGTCGACCGTCCTGCTGCTGGTCGACTACCGTCATCGCGTCGACGCGGGCCCGGCGGTGGGCTGGGTGCGGTTGGCCGTGCCGACCGTCGTCGCCCTGATCTACGGCGGCGCGGCGGGGGCTCTGGTCGGCAGCTGGCAGCTCGCCGCGATGCCCGTGGTACAGGTCTTCGTGCTGGTGAGCTGGCCCCGCGGGATCCGGGTGCGTGTGGCCGTGGCGGCGACGGTCGCGCTCGTCGCTCTCGCGCTGCTCGACTCAACCACCCCCCTCGGTTCCGGGGTCCCGGTGTGGGTGCCGGTGCTCTACGGAGTCATGCTCCCCGGGATGACCGTGAGCTCGCTGTGGTGGTGGGACGTGCTCGTGGCCCTGGACCGGGCGCGCGCCTCGGAGGCGCGATTGGCGGCGACGCAGGAGCGCCTGCGCGTGGCGACCGACGTGCACGACCTCCAGGGGCATCATCTCCAGGTGATCGCTTTGCAGCTCGAACTGGCGGAGCGCTTGCTGCCCACCGATCCGCAGGCGGGGATGGAGCAGCTCCGCGCCGCCAGGGCGAGCGTCGACGACGCGCGGCAGGGCACCAGAGACCTCGCCACGCGATTCCGCTCGGTGCCCCTCGGCGACGAACTGGCGAACGCCCGGGATCTGCTCACGGCCGCAGGGCTCATCGTGGAGGCGCGGATCCACCCGGATGCGGACGCGGCACCCGCGGCCGACCTCGGTCCGGTGATCCGGGAGACGACCACGAACGTCCTGCGACACGGACGCGGTGGTCACGCGCGCCTGATCCTCGACCGGACGGCGGACGCCTGGCGGTACGAGGTCGCCAACGACGCGGCACCCACGGCCGAGGACGGGGCGGTCGGCTCCGGGCTCGAGGGTATCCGCCGGCGGATCGGCGAGGCGGGCGGCACGTTCGAGCAGCGGCGCGATGCCGACGAGTTCGTCGTGACGGTCACCGTGCCCGCGGGGGCGGAGATCGTCCGATGATCCGGGTGCTGCTCGCCGACGACGAGGGCATGATCCGCTCCGCGCTCGCCGCCCTGCTGCGTCTCGAGGCAGACATCGACGTCGTCGCGGAGTGCGCGGACGGCGAGGAGGCCGTCGCCGCCGCCGTCCGGCTCGAACCCGACGTGTGCCTGCTCGATCTGGAGATGCCCGGACTCGACGGCGTGCAGGTCGCGGAGAGGCTCAACCGCACGATCGCGACCCGCTGCATCGTCGTCACCCGGCACGCGCGTCCAGGGGTGCTCCGGCGGGCGCTCGCCTCCGGCGTCTCCGGGTTCGTGCCCAAGTCGCGAGGTGCGGACGAGCTCGCCGCGATCATCCGCCGCGTCGCGGCCGGCGCCCGGTACGTCGATCCGGAGATCGCGGCGGATGCGCTGAGCGACGAGCGGTCGCCGCTCACCGATCGGGAGCTGGACGTGCTCCGCGCCGGGCGTCGAGGGGAGACCACAGGACAGATCGCGCGGGCGCTCGCGCTGGCGCCGGGGACGGTGCGCAACCACATCTCCGTCATCCTCGGGAAGCTCTCGGTGAGCACCCGTCAGCAGGCCGTGCTCGTCGCTGAGGAGCGCGGCTGGATCTGACCGTCGTCACGCGTCCGTTCCGAGGGTCGCGGCCTGCGAGAATGGAGGCGCCGAGTCCCGAGCCGAGGAGCACACGTGCCGTTCATCTCCACCCGCGGCGGTATGCAGCCGCAGTCGTTCAGCGAGACGCTGCTGGAGGGCCTGGCGCCCGACGGCGGCCTGGCCGTCCCCGACGTCATGCCCGAGGTCGACGGCGAGACGCTCGAGCGCTGGCGTGCCCTGACCTATCCGCAGCTCGCGACCGAGGTGCTCGGCCTCTTCGCGACCGACATCCCGCGGGAGGACCTC includes:
- a CDS encoding GntR family transcriptional regulator, with amino-acid sequence MSDEAFVRLQDAIISGELQPGERLRDYELAERLGTSKTPIRHALDRLADNGLVEMQRNRYTRVAPIDLERVRNAVDLFGDIWIGSVRHVMPVIQDDDVAYLVELADDMAASVQARDIIAFGAALRSAATGFARIEGNATRANSIERLGPQIRRFTQHAKDAVDWSAVEEFVGAIREATSERDAVKTRAVLVTFFDETLPAIIDRAEQSGLAEISE
- the aspS gene encoding aspartate--tRNA(Asn) ligase, producing MRSPDPARTLAAELAEATPGRRVMLLGHVHRRRELATVAFLIIRDRSGLAQVVVRAAELPTDGLPPEETVVRVTGTVAANPQAPGGVEIVDPQIESLSEPAAPPVVELWRPTLETSLPTLLDHAAVTWRHPARRATWQIAAASVRAFRRVLDAADFTEVQTPKIVDTVTESGANVFPVDYFGRTGYLAQSPQFYKQQLVGVFERVHEVGPVFRAEPHDTVRHLSEYVSLDVELGFIRDHRDVLRLLGHVLRGMLDGIRADAAEELALLDATLPVIPEDIPVVHFRDALRRVGAPADEPDLSPAHERALGAWAKEEFGSDMLAVEGYPMRKRPFYTHPQPDDTEWSNSFDLLFRGLELVTGGQRLHRHSEVVAAIEARGESPSRYAGYLEAFAHGMPPHGGFAIGLERWVGRLVEAANVREVTLFPRDVHRLTP
- a CDS encoding TerC family protein; translated protein: MEITPLIWVITIAVTIAFFVYEFFAHVRKPHEPSIGESARWSIFYISLALLFGVGIGMVSGWTYGGEYFAGYLTEKALSIDNLFVFLIVMTGFAVPKIYQQKVLMIGIVIALILRGVFIAVGATLIENFSWIFYVFGALLLFLAYRQAFSSHESNPANGRFMTFVRRHLPVSEEYNGDKLTVVQKGKRYVTPMLLTIIAIGFIDLVFAVDSIPAIYGLTDQAYIVFTANAFALMGLRQLYFLIGGLLERLVYLAQGLAVILAFIGVKLVLHALHVNEVPFINGGEPMLWAPEIPIWFSLLFIAATIAVATVASLMKTRRHRNAVSSSTDSTPTIDKEHS
- a CDS encoding hemolysin family protein, with translation MGDLLWNIALVLLFVLIGGVFAATEMALVTLRESQLNAIAARGRRGAKVAALARNPNTFLSAVQIGVTVAGFASAAYGATSIAPSVAPLLEDWGVAPPLAMTLATIVLTLIIAYLSLVLGELVPKRLAIQRNAQFAYAVAPALNGFATVMRPVIWLLSVSTNALVRVLGGDPHKTSDELTDEEVRDIVATHQGLPDDERRILDDVLSLRGRQVSEVMRPRPEVVALDEAATVGSAMEQVRELPFSRYPVSQTSIDDITGFVHVRDLFEAAADDPERPLQGLVRDIPYIPSTAGVLPTLTRMRAEGHHIAVVVDEYGGTDGLVTLEDLVEEVVGEIFDEYDAEVFLSADDGLDGRLNLQDFEEATGLAMPRGSSDTIAGFVTEQLGRLAVVGDTVEVPGATIQVVEIDRRRIARVRVSMLTDPGAERGVED
- a CDS encoding arginase family protein gives rise to the protein MITLLSAPSNLGLRPPEPGSVPGSAKAPDAFREAGLFRRFTGQGASDGGIVLAGRYVDDDATRPAGRVRNEAAFVDHSLRLAARIGEVLDEGRAPLVIGGDCGILIGAGIAVKRRGGAGLVHIDGHTDFRHPGNSDECASVAGEALAGAVGVHWPAIADIDGLAPYFSPARTAHIGHRADDEEQAEVRGLLARVTPAADVLARGADAVAAETAAAADGRYWLQLDVDVLDPSVMPAVDSPDPGGLGAAELTALLRALAPQAIGASITVFDPDLDPDGRYAQLLTEVLSDGLRELGSGARD
- a CDS encoding sensor histidine kinase codes for the protein MSSPSPAFPDPGPGARQLARGITATWWYTVGGVIFIELMLVAAWLGIAVALDRSGVALLVVGVGGVLWAASTVLLLVDYRHRVDAGPAVGWVRLAVPTVVALIYGGAAGALVGSWQLAAMPVVQVFVLVSWPRGIRVRVAVAATVALVALALLDSTTPLGSGVPVWVPVLYGVMLPGMTVSSLWWWDVLVALDRARASEARLAATQERLRVATDVHDLQGHHLQVIALQLELAERLLPTDPQAGMEQLRAARASVDDARQGTRDLATRFRSVPLGDELANARDLLTAAGLIVEARIHPDADAAPAADLGPVIRETTTNVLRHGRGGHARLILDRTADAWRYEVANDAAPTAEDGAVGSGLEGIRRRIGEAGGTFEQRRDADEFVVTVTVPAGAEIVR
- a CDS encoding response regulator transcription factor, producing MIRVLLADDEGMIRSALAALLRLEADIDVVAECADGEEAVAAAVRLEPDVCLLDLEMPGLDGVQVAERLNRTIATRCIVVTRHARPGVLRRALASGVSGFVPKSRGADELAAIIRRVAAGARYVDPEIAADALSDERSPLTDRELDVLRAGRRGETTGQIARALALAPGTVRNHISVILGKLSVSTRQQAVLVAEERGWI